The proteins below come from a single Caulobacter segnis ATCC 21756 genomic window:
- a CDS encoding helix-turn-helix domain-containing protein → MYGNPQRRSAPEVQDLRREGGRWLKEAREAAGLSQRQLAAKVGADYYTFISQLETGRGRIPPDRYREWARALNVPERTFVRELMRFYDPITYDILFNEE, encoded by the coding sequence ATGTATGGCAACCCTCAACGTCGCAGCGCCCCGGAGGTCCAGGACCTCCGCCGCGAAGGTGGGCGCTGGCTGAAAGAAGCGCGCGAGGCCGCCGGCCTGTCGCAGCGCCAGCTCGCGGCCAAGGTCGGCGCCGACTACTACACGTTCATTTCCCAGCTCGAGACGGGCCGCGGGCGCATCCCGCCGGACCGCTATCGCGAGTGGGCCCGGGCGCTTAACGTTCCTGAAAGGACGTTCGTGCGGGAACTGATGCGGTTCTACGACCCTATTACGTACGACATCCTGTTCAACGAAGAGTAG
- a CDS encoding FkbM family methyltransferase produces the protein MRPARLDLAIRSAMRAPSSQPAGAAEPPPGPTPRRRFGFARRLLGPVLSPMAHYVRRYLQASVEHELRETRGHLHALSADLQAVQHRLDLSLRQNDRLAAALARLEARAERSGEALDVLPGLFGPRFDELEIKLRPLIHYDEESVAIRMREGYVLAPRALPTFVTMLANATSKGLEPGTSDVLRRLVRPGMAVADVGANIGLLTLVMACAVGSEGKVIAFEPEATPRANLEKMKHLNGLAWVEVRDQAVGAKAGRLTFHVSEIIGHSSLYALPEAEEARTIEVEVVRLDDVAPGKRLDVVKIDVEGAELDVLAGMKGVIAKNPDLAILAEFGPEHLKRVGQTPAQWFKAFADAGFKPYLIDEATSACAATDAKAAAKLVSANIAFVRPGGDAERRLLQR, from the coding sequence TTGAGGCCCGCACGCCTGGATTTGGCGATCCGTTCCGCCATGCGCGCTCCATCTTCCCAGCCCGCCGGCGCGGCCGAGCCTCCGCCAGGCCCCACGCCGCGCCGACGGTTCGGTTTCGCGCGGCGCTTGCTGGGTCCCGTGCTTTCGCCGATGGCCCACTATGTCCGGCGTTATCTGCAAGCCAGCGTCGAGCATGAGCTGCGCGAGACGCGCGGCCATCTCCACGCCTTGTCGGCCGACCTGCAGGCCGTGCAGCATCGGCTCGACCTGAGCCTGCGCCAGAACGACCGCCTCGCCGCCGCCCTGGCGCGGCTGGAGGCGCGCGCGGAGCGCAGCGGCGAGGCGCTGGACGTCCTGCCCGGCCTGTTCGGCCCGCGCTTCGACGAGCTCGAGATCAAGCTGCGGCCGCTGATCCACTACGACGAGGAGTCGGTGGCCATCCGCATGCGCGAAGGCTACGTGCTGGCGCCGCGCGCCTTGCCGACCTTCGTCACCATGCTGGCCAACGCCACCAGCAAGGGGCTGGAGCCGGGCACGAGCGACGTGCTGCGGCGCCTGGTGCGTCCCGGCATGGCGGTGGCCGACGTCGGCGCCAATATCGGCCTGCTGACCCTGGTCATGGCCTGCGCCGTCGGGTCCGAGGGCAAGGTCATCGCGTTCGAGCCTGAGGCCACGCCTCGGGCGAACCTTGAAAAGATGAAGCATCTCAACGGCCTGGCTTGGGTCGAGGTGCGCGACCAGGCCGTCGGCGCGAAGGCGGGACGCCTGACCTTCCACGTCAGCGAAATCATCGGCCACAGCTCGCTCTACGCCCTGCCCGAGGCGGAGGAAGCCCGCACGATCGAGGTCGAAGTGGTCCGGCTAGACGACGTCGCGCCTGGCAAACGCCTGGACGTGGTCAAGATCGACGTCGAGGGCGCCGAGCTGGACGTCCTAGCCGGGATGAAGGGCGTGATCGCCAAGAACCCGGACCTGGCCATCCTGGCCGAGTTCGGCCCCGAGCACCTGAAGCGCGTGGGCCAGACGCCGGCGCAGTGGTTCAAGGCCTTCGCCGACGCCGGCTTCAAGCCCTACCTGATCGACGAAGCCACCAGCGCCTGCGCGGCGACCGACGCCAAGGCCGCGGCCAAGCTCGTGTCCGCCAACATCGCCTTCGTGCGGCCGGGCGGCGACGCCGAACGCCGCCTGCTGCAGCGCTAG
- a CDS encoding glycosyltransferase family 4 protein, giving the protein MRICWVTPFVLRSSIGRVSAAVTAALASQGHQVEILRCEDRDDPAEPLHPTALPVRHWREVDLGSLGAAFDVVIVNIGDNYPFHAGALAILDAAPCLGIFHDFYIYNLFSGWLHHNGLDYRRHDAEIVATYGLEAEPDAVAVRSGQMLDMGEIADKLPMTEWLARRCEAALAHAGFYAPRLEAACAGPVAVTPLCCPDRATPPGAPTTKARLTITTVGVMNPNKRVADVIRAIGGSDALKTCAYRLVGPISDEERARLEAVAAEVGFANLVIDGAVDDETLDQRLAEADIICALRKPVLEGASGSACEGMLSGRPTVVARAGFYGELPDDLVFKVDGEIVVDEIRSVLERLAGDAALRRKTGAAARAWALETLNAERYAQAVEALAKAQLTSRPLLAIGERIGHELRGFGLAESDPSATRIGATLQKLFAPIDG; this is encoded by the coding sequence ATGCGGATCTGCTGGGTCACGCCCTTCGTATTGCGCTCGTCGATCGGCCGGGTCAGCGCCGCGGTGACCGCCGCCCTGGCCAGCCAAGGACATCAGGTCGAAATCCTGCGCTGCGAGGATCGCGACGATCCGGCGGAGCCCCTGCATCCGACCGCCCTGCCCGTCCGCCACTGGCGAGAGGTCGACCTGGGGAGCCTGGGCGCCGCGTTCGACGTCGTCATCGTCAATATCGGCGACAACTATCCCTTCCACGCCGGCGCCCTGGCCATCCTGGACGCCGCGCCGTGCCTGGGGATTTTCCACGACTTCTATATCTACAACCTGTTCTCGGGCTGGCTGCACCACAACGGCCTCGACTACCGACGGCACGACGCCGAGATCGTGGCGACCTATGGCCTGGAGGCCGAGCCGGACGCGGTCGCCGTCCGCTCGGGCCAGATGCTGGACATGGGCGAGATCGCGGACAAGCTGCCGATGACCGAGTGGCTGGCGCGCCGTTGCGAAGCCGCCCTCGCCCACGCCGGCTTCTACGCACCGCGTCTGGAGGCGGCCTGCGCGGGACCCGTGGCGGTGACGCCGCTCTGCTGTCCCGACCGGGCGACGCCCCCTGGGGCGCCGACGACCAAGGCTCGGCTGACGATCACCACGGTCGGCGTGATGAACCCCAACAAGCGCGTCGCCGACGTCATCCGCGCGATCGGCGGATCCGACGCCCTGAAGACCTGCGCCTACCGCCTGGTCGGCCCGATCTCGGACGAGGAGCGCGCCCGGCTGGAGGCCGTCGCGGCGGAGGTCGGCTTTGCGAACCTCGTCATCGACGGCGCCGTCGACGACGAGACCCTGGACCAGCGCCTCGCCGAGGCCGACATCATCTGCGCCCTGCGCAAGCCGGTGCTGGAAGGCGCCTCGGGCTCGGCCTGCGAGGGCATGCTCAGCGGCCGCCCGACCGTCGTCGCCCGCGCCGGCTTCTACGGCGAGCTGCCCGACGACCTGGTCTTCAAGGTGGACGGCGAGATCGTGGTCGATGAGATCCGTTCGGTCCTGGAGCGCCTGGCAGGCGACGCGGCGCTACGGCGGAAGACCGGCGCGGCGGCTCGCGCCTGGGCGCTGGAGACGTTGAACGCCGAACGCTACGCCCAGGCCGTGGAGGCGCTCGCCAAGGCCCAGCTCACGAGCCGACCGCTGCTCGCCATCGGCGAGCGGATCGGCCATGAGCTGCGCGGCTTTGGCCTGGCGGAAAGCGATCCTTCAGCCACGCGGATCGGCGCGACGCTGCAGAAGCTGTTCGCGCCGATCGACGGCTAG
- a CDS encoding tryptophan halogenase family protein — protein MTQQTIRKVVIAGGGTAGWTAAAALARQLGPLLDITLVESEDIGTVGVGESTIPTARTFNALLGIDEAAFMRATQATFKLGISFENWGEIGDRYIHSFGQVGKSTWMGGFHHFWMQAQAQGFGGDLGDYCLELKAAEGDRFFTGENGPLNYAYHLDAGLYGQFLRRMAEADGAKRVEGKIASVRQSAADGAIEALVMESGQAVEGDLFIDCTGFRGLLIEQTLKAGYEDWDHWLPTNSALAVQTRSTEPAKPYTRAIAHHAGWRWKIPLQHRVGNGLVYCNEFMSDDEALALLQSEIEGETLIPPRLIRYRTGRRRKTWDKNVVALGLSSGFVEPLESTSIHLIMVGVTRLMQLFPFGGISQAAVDRYNRLADDELEKIRDFIILHYKATERTDSPFWDRVREMQIPDSLAQRIELFRESAQVYQAPGELFQVDSWLQVLLGQRVQPESFHAMGRLMPPQQLKQALDDLKRNIAATVSRLPQHQAFLDAYCAPPVSKSA, from the coding sequence ATGACCCAGCAGACGATCCGCAAGGTGGTGATCGCGGGAGGCGGCACCGCTGGCTGGACCGCCGCGGCGGCCTTGGCCCGCCAGCTTGGCCCGCTGCTGGACATCACCCTGGTCGAGTCCGAGGACATCGGCACCGTGGGGGTGGGGGAGTCGACCATCCCCACGGCCCGCACCTTCAACGCCCTGCTCGGGATCGACGAAGCCGCGTTCATGCGGGCGACCCAGGCGACCTTCAAGCTGGGCATTTCGTTCGAGAACTGGGGCGAGATCGGCGACCGCTATATCCACTCGTTCGGCCAGGTCGGTAAGTCGACGTGGATGGGCGGCTTCCATCACTTCTGGATGCAAGCCCAGGCGCAGGGGTTCGGCGGAGACCTTGGCGACTACTGTCTGGAGCTGAAGGCGGCCGAGGGCGACCGGTTCTTCACCGGCGAGAACGGCCCCCTGAACTACGCCTATCACCTCGACGCCGGTCTCTATGGCCAGTTCCTGCGACGCATGGCCGAAGCGGACGGCGCCAAGCGCGTCGAAGGCAAGATCGCCAGCGTGCGCCAGAGCGCGGCCGACGGCGCGATCGAGGCGCTGGTGATGGAGTCGGGGCAGGCCGTCGAGGGCGACCTCTTCATCGACTGCACCGGTTTCCGCGGTCTGCTGATCGAACAGACCCTGAAGGCGGGCTACGAGGACTGGGACCACTGGCTGCCGACCAACAGCGCGCTGGCGGTCCAGACCCGCTCGACCGAACCGGCCAAGCCCTACACCCGCGCCATCGCCCATCACGCCGGCTGGCGCTGGAAGATCCCGCTGCAGCACCGCGTCGGCAACGGCCTCGTCTACTGCAACGAATTCATGTCCGACGACGAGGCGCTGGCGCTGCTGCAGAGCGAGATCGAGGGCGAGACCCTGATCCCGCCGCGCCTGATCCGCTACCGCACCGGTCGTCGTCGCAAGACGTGGGACAAGAACGTCGTGGCCCTGGGGCTATCCAGCGGTTTCGTCGAGCCTCTGGAGTCGACCTCGATCCATTTGATTATGGTCGGGGTCACGCGGCTGATGCAGCTGTTCCCGTTCGGCGGGATCAGCCAGGCCGCGGTCGATCGCTACAACCGTCTGGCCGACGACGAACTGGAGAAGATCCGCGACTTCATCATCCTGCACTACAAGGCGACCGAACGGACCGACAGCCCGTTCTGGGATCGCGTGCGCGAGATGCAGATCCCCGACAGCCTGGCCCAACGGATCGAGTTGTTCCGGGAAAGCGCCCAGGTCTACCAGGCTCCCGGCGAGCTGTTCCAGGTCGACTCGTGGCTGCAGGTGCTGCTGGGCCAACGCGTCCAGCCCGAGAGCTTCCACGCCATGGGCCGCTTGATGCCGCCGCAGCAGCTGAAGCAGGCCCTGGACGATCTGAAGCGGAACATCGCCGCGACGGTCAGCCGCCTGCCGCAGCACCAGGCGTTCCTAGACGCCTATTGCGCGCCGCCCGTCAGCAAGAGCGCCTAG
- a CDS encoding cupin-like domain-containing protein translates to MDHRLDGQYRGPDRAQGAPPGQPGMNALTARRTLEAAVATPADIPFDAILAGQTPMLFKGLVRDWPIVRKGLESSQAARDYIRGHDQGGRVVGYSAGPEIRGRFFYDETCAAVNFKAERAPLETFLSRLEEVEDLNDAPAVYVGSADLDAYFPSLKAENDLGLGPEVYGDQPPMAGIWIGNRTVAAAHWDMSNNIAVCAAGRRRFTLFPPDQVANLYPGPLEPTPGGQVVSMVDFENPDFDAHPGFREALATAQVAEMEPGDVLVYPALWWHQVEALEPFNVLMNYWWNAGPAHADTPMNTLLHGLLSLRDRPDFEKQAWKALFDYYVFGPAERAGAHLPEGARGPLGAMDAMTARRLRALLLDRLNR, encoded by the coding sequence CTGGATCATCGCCTCGATGGGCAATATCGAGGACCTGATCGCGCGCAAGGCGCGCCGCCGGGCCAGCCTGGCATGAACGCTCTGACGGCCCGCCGCACGCTCGAGGCCGCCGTCGCCACGCCGGCGGACATTCCGTTCGACGCCATCCTGGCCGGCCAGACCCCGATGCTCTTCAAGGGTCTGGTCCGAGACTGGCCGATTGTTCGGAAAGGCCTCGAATCCAGCCAGGCCGCCCGGGACTATATCCGCGGCCACGACCAGGGCGGTCGCGTCGTCGGCTATTCGGCAGGGCCGGAGATCCGGGGGCGGTTCTTCTACGACGAGACCTGCGCGGCCGTGAACTTCAAGGCCGAGCGCGCGCCGCTGGAGACCTTTCTGAGCCGGCTGGAAGAGGTCGAAGACCTCAACGACGCGCCGGCCGTCTATGTCGGCTCGGCCGATCTCGACGCCTATTTCCCCAGCCTCAAGGCCGAGAACGATCTGGGCCTCGGCCCCGAGGTCTACGGTGATCAGCCGCCGATGGCCGGCATCTGGATCGGCAACCGCACGGTGGCCGCGGCCCACTGGGACATGTCCAACAACATCGCGGTCTGCGCGGCGGGCCGTCGGCGGTTCACCCTGTTCCCGCCCGATCAGGTCGCCAACCTCTATCCCGGTCCGCTGGAGCCGACGCCCGGCGGCCAGGTGGTCAGCATGGTGGACTTCGAGAACCCCGACTTCGACGCCCATCCCGGCTTCCGGGAGGCGCTCGCGACGGCCCAGGTGGCCGAGATGGAGCCTGGGGACGTGCTCGTCTATCCGGCGTTGTGGTGGCACCAGGTCGAGGCGCTGGAGCCCTTCAACGTCCTGATGAACTACTGGTGGAACGCGGGTCCGGCCCATGCCGACACGCCGATGAACACCTTGCTGCATGGCCTGCTCAGCCTGCGCGATCGGCCGGACTTCGAGAAGCAGGCCTGGAAGGCCCTGTTCGACTACTACGTCTTTGGCCCCGCCGAGCGCGCCGGCGCGCACCTGCCCGAGGGCGCGCGCGGACCGCTGGGAGCCATGGACGCGATGACCGCCCGACGGCTGCGCGCGCTGCTGCTCGACCGGCTCAACCGATAA
- a CDS encoding SapC family protein has product MNRVLLNNVDHADLRVIAGHGAAFGDAINQTLILPTEFEAAQREYPILIRKDAAGAYQAVVLLGLDRDENLFLDETGWNARYVPAVQRRGPFSIALQRDALGAEPRPMIHVDLDHPRISREEGEPLFLPAGGNAPYLQGVSIALGQIHDGLEIAGPMFAFFDELGLIEPIDVEIKLDDGTSYALPDVFTLAPDRLAAVTGEPLEKLHQSGLLRAAHWIIASMGNIEDLIARKARRRASLA; this is encoded by the coding sequence ATGAACCGAGTGCTTCTGAACAATGTCGATCACGCCGACCTGCGGGTGATCGCCGGCCACGGCGCGGCCTTTGGGGACGCGATCAATCAGACCCTGATCCTGCCCACCGAGTTCGAGGCGGCGCAGCGCGAATATCCGATCCTGATCCGCAAGGACGCCGCGGGCGCCTACCAGGCGGTGGTGCTGCTGGGCCTGGATCGGGACGAAAACCTCTTCCTGGACGAGACGGGTTGGAACGCTCGCTACGTTCCTGCGGTGCAACGGCGCGGCCCCTTCTCGATCGCCCTGCAGCGCGACGCCCTGGGCGCCGAGCCCCGCCCGATGATCCACGTCGATCTCGACCACCCGCGCATCAGCCGAGAAGAGGGCGAGCCCCTGTTCCTGCCGGCCGGGGGCAACGCGCCCTACCTTCAGGGCGTCAGCATCGCCCTGGGCCAGATCCACGACGGCCTGGAGATCGCCGGGCCGATGTTCGCCTTCTTCGACGAGCTGGGCCTGATCGAGCCGATCGATGTCGAGATCAAGCTGGACGACGGGACCAGCTACGCGCTGCCCGACGTCTTCACCCTGGCGCCCGACCGGCTCGCCGCGGTCACGGGCGAGCCGCTTGAGAAGCTGCACCAGTCGGGCCTGCTGCGCGCCGCCCACTGGATCATCGCCTCGATGGGCAATATCGAGGACCTGATCGCGCGCAAGGCGCGCCGCCGGGCCAGCCTGGCATGA